The following proteins are co-located in the Apis mellifera strain DH4 linkage group LG11, Amel_HAv3.1, whole genome shotgun sequence genome:
- the LOC552303 gene encoding RNA-binding protein cabeza isoform X1, producing the protein MTDTQYSNYQQQGYNQYSQPPPSGGQDTSYPPPSSGGGGGYNQYSQPPPNSGSNYGSYNSYNSSGGPDYNQSQGQNSYNQNSYGSGGGSGNNSGSSNYGGNYGHGGGGGGSGYRNNSGGGYGGGQGGGGSSRYGDRGGYNDRSGGSYNSGGGRGGYNKGGYGDRGGGNDGMVTQEDTIFVSGMDPSISEEEICQHFGAIGIIKHDKRTGKPKVWMYKDKNTGKSKGEATVTYDDQNAARSAIDWFDGKEFKGKKIRVQIAQHKSNWQGNRSGGSRGGGGRGRGSGGFGSRGGGGDRDDHHRGGGDDRRDGGGRGGDWRCPNPECGNTNFAWRDQCNLCKSLKPEGAGGSGGGRGNRGGDRGGRGGFRSDRGGRGGDRGGRGGFRGGDRGGRGGRGGPMRGGGGRGDRDRDRQRPY; encoded by the exons ATGACGGACACtc AATACTCAAATTATCAACAACAGGGGTACAATCAGTACAGTCAGCCACCACCTTCTGGTGGTCAGGATACTTCGTATCCACCACCTTCtagcggtggtggtggtggctaCAATCAATATAGTCAACCACCACCAAATAGTGGAAGCAATTATGGCAGTTACAACAGTTACAATTCCAGCGGTGGTCCAGACTACAATCAATCACAAGGTCAAAATAGTTACAACCAAAATAGTTATGGCAGTGGAGGCGGTTCTGGAAATAATAGTGGCAGTAGCAATTATGGTGGAAATTATGGACATGGAGGTGGAGGTGGAGGAAGTGGCTATCGTAATAATTCTGGTGGAGGTTATGGTGGAg gTCAAGGAGGAGGTGGTAGCAGTAGATATGGAGATCGTGGGGGATACAATGACCGCTCTGGCGGTAGTTACAA CAGTGGCGGTGGCCGTGGTGGTTATAACAAAG GGGGCTATGGTGACCGTGGTGGTGGCAACGATGGAATGGTTACACAAGAAGATACTATTTTTGTATCTGGTATGGATCCTTCAATttcagaagaagaaatttgtcAACATTTTGGAGCTATAGGTATAATCAAA CATGATAAGCGAACAGGAAAACCTAAAGTATGGatgtataaagataaaaacacTGGTAAATCAAAGGGCGAAGCAACTGTAACTTACGATGATCAAAATGCTGCACGTTCTGCAATAGATTGGTTTgatggaaaagaatttaaaggcAAGAAAATAAGAGTACAAATTGCCCAACACAAAAGCAACTGGCAAGGTAATCGAAGTGGTGGAAgtcgtggtggtggtggccgAGGTCGTGGAAGTGGTGGTTTTGGAAGCCGTGGAGGTGGCGGTGATAGAGATGATCATCATCGTGGTGGTGGTGACGATCGTCGCGATGGAGGTGGTCGAGGAGGAGATTGGAG atgTCCCAATCCAGAATGTGGTAATACAAATTTTGCTTGGAGGGATCAATGTAATCTTTGTAAAAGTCTAAAACCAGAAGGTGCTGGTGGCAGTGGTGGTGGAAGAGGCAATCGTGGTGGCGATCGGGGTGGTCGAGGAGGTTTCAGAAGTGATAGAGGTGGACGGGGTGGTGATAGAGGTGGTCGAGGAGGTTTCCGTGGTGGAGATAGGGGAGGAAGAGGTGGTCGAGGTGGTCCGATGAGAGGTGGTGGAGG CCGAGGAGACAGAGATAGGGATCGTCAGCGGCCATATTAG
- the LOC100576176 gene encoding uncharacterized protein LOC100576176, which translates to MKEMLTNQTSSGYNNSFINNNNNNGDSNNTTDNTRRYAVLSTDWISSIGEELGMYPLPDSLLKRLAEDASYRLREVLYKCVTRLKHSKRKRLTSMDVNAVITNLCDVDPILGAPESMPEYHTEAKVFVPNERIVNLVQKVNDPFSISQNNIPFIQESEICDIRLTETRNNYAKRALKTLFNGSQKTFQVLINDCSTNAHLSGEGVVDKLMSIARFIIISNNVQYTRVSTRTCQLIIAIASNGEAIYPYHLTSVNKLTELLLELLLGQNFINPNLEALLKTCILKLMLRWPSTADKYIPTLENVLLKEDKENIDGNKKRIIAMELLASIQPLILFQQELQSPLSVHSILKYALPSSILWQKIALTICALLKSQAHTVDIEVFMEHYGDSLLPYLPFQYKSTINENKKPTPLPITIKSKIKYVNVRPVISNRLLWDRQTAFPDSTLRGPRREIRFAFAGGRPVPPSNLRRVSLRANYQILRSELQATLALVASRRLLVLKDKKKRPFNTYNLLYGYL; encoded by the exons ATGAAAGAAATGTTAACAAATCAAACTAGTTCaggatataataattctttcattaataataataataataatggagatTCCAATAATACAACTGATAATACAAGGAGATATGCTGTTCTTAGTACAGATTGGATATCTTCAATTGGAGAAGAACTTGGAATGTATCCCTTGCcagattctttattaaaaagactTGCAGAAGATGCCTCATATCGACTTAGAGAAGttctatat aaatgtgTAACAAGATTGAAACATAGCAAAAGGAAACGTTTAACATCTATGGATGTAAATGCTGTAATTACTAATTTATGTGATGTAGATCCAATATTAGGTGCACCAGAATCTATGCCAGAATATCATACTGAAGCAAAAGTTTTTGTTCCTAATGAACGTATTGTTAATTTAGTACAAAAAGTAAATGATCCATTTAGTATATCACAAAACAATATACCTTTTATTCAAg aatctgAAATATGTGATATAAGACTTACAGAAACACgaaataattatgcaaaacgtgcattaaaaacattattcaatGGATCTCAAAAAACATTTCag gttttaattaatgattgttCCACTAATGCTCATTTGAGTGGAGAAGGTGTAGTAGACAAATTAATGTCTATTgctagatttataataatttcaaataatgtacaatataCAAGAGTATCCACAAGAACATGTCAACTTATTATTGCAATTGCAAGCAATGGTGAAGCTATTTATCCATATCATTTAACTTCG gtcAACAAATTAACTGAATTGCTATTGGAATTACTTTTAgggcaaaattttataaatccaaATCTTGAAGCACTTTTAAAAACatgcatattaaaattaatgcttCGATGGCCTTCTACTGctgataa ATACATCCCCACACTGGAGAATGTGcttttaaaagaagataaagagaATATAGATggtaataagaaaagaataatagctATGGAACTACTGGCTAGTATTCAACctttaatactttttcaacAAGAGTTACAATCTCCACTTTCAGtgcattctattttaaaatatgcctTACCTAGTTCTATTTTATGGCAAAAAATAGCT ctTACTATTTGTGCTCTTTTAAAATCACAAGCTCATACTGTAGACATTGAAGTTTTCATGGAACATTACGGAGATTCTTTATTACCATATTTACCATTTCAATATAAGAgtacaataaatgaaaataaaaagccTACTCCTCTTCCTATTACTATTAAAAGtaagataaaatatgttaatgttAGGCCAGTAATAAGTAATCGGCTATTATGGGATCGACAAACAGCATTTCCTGATTCTACATTGCGAGGTCCACGTCGAGAAATAAG ATTTGCATTCGCTGGTGGACGACCGGTACCTCCAAGTAATTTAAGACGTGTTAGTTTAAGagcaaattatcaaattttaagaagTGAATTACAAGCAACACTTGCTCTTGTAGCTTCACGCAGACTATTAGtacttaaagataaaaaaaaaaggccttttaatacttataatttattatatggttatttataa
- the LOC552282 gene encoding probable Bax inhibitor 1: MAAVLNTFVNSFHKKLEPPVRQHLKNVYGCLSMSTLSAAAGVYIHMFSELLQANFLTTLGTLGLLFALVSTPDNGKNQKLRLSYLLGFAFFSGLGLGPLLQLVMNVNPSIIVTALIGTTIIFVSFSISSLLAERGRWLYLGGTLISLLNIMVLFSFVNLFLRWSLFYQAHLYIGLFLMCGFVIYDTQLIIEKFHIGSKDFILHSLDLFVDFIGIFRYLVIILTQKEMSKDQRKRRD; encoded by the exons ATGGCAGCAGTGTTAAATACGTTTGTGAACTCTTTCCATAAGAAatt ggAACCTCCTGTTAGACaacatttgaaaaatgtcTATGGATGTCTGTCCATGTCAACACTATCAGCTGCTGCAGGAGTTTACATTCACATGTTCTCAGAGCTTTTACAAGCTAATTTCCTAACAACTCTTGGTACATTGGGTCTTCTCTTTGCCTTAGTCAGCACACCAGACAatggaaaaaatcaaaaattacgtCTTAGCTATCTTCTGGGATTTGCATTCTTCTCTGGACTTGGCCTGGGTCCTTTACTTCAATTAGTTATGAATGTTAATCCAAGTATTATAGTAACTGCTTTGATAG gaacaactattatatttgtatcattcagtatttcttctcttttggcTGAAAGAGGACGTTGGTTGTATCTTGGTGGTACCTTAATTAGCTTGCTAAATATTAtggttttattttcattcgtcaATCTCTTTTTACGTTGGTCCCTATTTTACCAAGCCCATTTATACATTGGTCTATTCTTGATGTGTGGTTTTGTTATTTATGATACACaattaatcattgaaaaattccaTATTGGTAGCAAAGATTTCATCCTACACTCCCTAGATCTATTCGTAGATTTCATCGGTATTTTCCGCTACCTCGTCATAATTCTCACACAaaag GAAATGTCAAAAGATCAACGTAAACGCAGAGATTAA
- the LOC100578575 gene encoding myosin-51: MLAIIEQPISLIEWNLINNLNDLPENKDIIIDFLLERLQHGQIYTWVDSLLLTLNPNNEALTSHLYHSSKLTSKFDKQITTTYETSPHIFTIAAKAHYNLTKKFGQNSQVIIISGESGTGKTFNVYKCLEFFSNINKASVQGDYTNNVMLRITDACHLISVFTTACTEKNEISSRHGELIKLHYKNNIISGATINSFLLERSRVTRGSDNFQIFYQMIFGISETELEDFYLSKDKDYDILSSIDYEKKKYFQNDFQNTLNALDMLDFKPDQKKHISQVLALLIHMGNIKFIKNNEICIIDFNNNKSKEALKNSCILGSLTEDTMIKLLTTILINPQSIWRKHTSYHRYLVTVDACRDRLHSIIRHIYDLLFHWILNHTNNILSLKQQYSQWLGILDIFGFESFNKNGMEQLCVNYVNEKMQQYFIESYVKNNRNNLQEENFIEIYNPLHTINLYKERLNIIEKNLFLTLNDACQSFIVIDTLKIIQLVYKNLHNIQKKILSEKEGNFIIKHYSGPVAYSIKDILSKNTDKVPNEISLIFSTSKNKFLQSLINIEERQYLHIVKSTTKKKTMLAKLKYNMDVLIKELSKCDLHYVRCVKPNRLINHEWDRKDFQKQLACIGIFDALSLAKKCKYPIHFSYRDFYFRYSKKSTEAINFNKCKLIMESVISKKDLQTQVHFGKQLIFLTQHIFFILESYKRNYHIKCVNKIQEFWIRHKYKITLPILKYLTNNYQVQNISEINKNVISVKIILDHELKKLNTFEKNNIFFTSLIFFKNNDKISYSNFVIRNTKDDKNINMYKNLKTHSQKENKNDSIKILNTLEKVYVLKNSQTNLKNLNYQFNPIYIKNFIKNDTSKYMRKINTNNFLKVKYNKNTYKHSDIMNTCNNNNNNLLKQYLGLHISLIHIDSTKKNYEKESSIDHKTENTNLIQMDSYPLFYKNGILSRQRLAAIPIRMHIRTTCLINSHILPRDKLPQGLQDCL; the protein is encoded by the exons ATGCTTGCAATAATAGAG CAACCAATTTCTCTAATTGaatggaatttaataaataatttaaatgatttaccagaaaataaagatatta ttatagattttcttttgGAAAGACTACAACATGGTCAAATTTATACATGGGTTGATTCACTACTCTTGACATTAAATCCTAATAATGAAGCATTAACATCTCATTTGTATCATTCTTCTAAACTAACTTCtaaatttgataaacaaaTTACTACTACTTATGAAACAAGTCCTCACATATTTACTATTGCTGCTAAGGCACATTACAATCTTACTAAGAAATTTGGACAAAATTCTcag gtaattattataagtggAGAAAGTGGAACAGGAAAAACGTTTAATGTTTACAAatgtttagaattttttagtaACATTAATAAAGCTTCAGTACAAGgagattatacaaataatgtaATGCTAAGAATTACAGATGCATGTCATTTGATATCTGTTTTTACAACTGCATGcactgaaaaaaatgaaataagttCAAGACATGGAGAACTTATTAaacttcattataaaaataatattatttctggtGCAACTATTAACTCATTTCTTTTGGAAAGAAGTAGGGTAACAAGGGGTtcagataattttcaaattttttatcag atgATATTTGGAATATCAGAAACAGAacttgaagatttttatttatctaaagataaagattatgatatattaagtTCTatagattatgaaaaaaaaaaatattttcaaaatgattttcaaaatactttaaatgCATTGGATATGTTGGATTTTAAACCTGatcaaaaaaaacatatttctcAAGTCCTTGCTTTATTGATTCATAtgggaaatattaaatttataaaaaataatgaaatatgtataattgattttaataataata AATCCAAAGAAGCTTTAAAAAATAGCTGTATTCTTGGTTCTTTAACTGAAGATACCATGATAAAATTACTTACAACCATTCTTATAAATCCACAAAGTATTTGGCGAAAACATACCTCATATCATCGATATCTTGTTACTGTTGATGCATGTCGTGATAGATTACATAGTATAATTAGACATATATATGATCTTCTTTTTCACTGGATTTTAAATCatacaaacaatattttgtCTCTAAAACAACAATATTCTCAATGGCTTG GTATACTGGATATCTTTGGTTTTGaatctttcaataaaaatggCATGGAACAGCTTTGCGTAAATtatgttaatgaaaaaatgcaacaatatttcatagaatcttatgtgaaaaataatcgtaaCAATTTacaggaagaaaattttattgaaatttacaatCCTTTGcatactattaatttatataaagaacgtttaaacattattgaaaaaaatttatttttaactttaaatgat GCTTGTCAATCGTTTATAGTAATTGATACATTAAAGATAATTCAgttggtatataaaaatttacataatatacaaaaaaaaattttaagtgaaaaagaaggaaatttcattataaaacattattctgGTCCTGTTGCATAttctataaaagatatattatctaaaaacaCAGATAag gttccaaatgaaatatctttaatttttagtacaagtaaaaataaatttcttcaatctttaattaatattgaagaaaggcaatatttacatattgtaaaatctactactaaaaaaaaaacaatgttagccaagttaaaatataatatggatGTACTTATTAAAGAACTTAGTAAATGTGATTTACATTATGTACGATGTGTTAAAccaaa tcgATTGATAAATCATGAATGGGATCGAAAAGATTTTCAGAAACAATTAGCATGTATTGGTATTTTTGATGCTCTATCCTTAGCTAAAAAATGCAAGTATCCTATTCATTTCTCTtatcgagatttttattttcgttattctaaaaaatctaCAG aagcaattaattttaataaatgtaaactgATCATGGAATCAgttatatctaaaaaagatttacaaaCACAGGTCCATTTTGGaaaacaattgatatttttaacacaacatattttttttatattagaatcttataaaagaaattatcatataaaatgtgttaataaaatacaagaatTTTGGATAAGGCATA aatataaaataacattacctattttaaaatatttaacaaataattatcaagtacaaaatatatctgaaataaataaaaatgtaatatctgttaaaattatacttgatcatgaattgaaaaaattaaatacttttgaaaaaaataacatatttttcactagtttaattttttttaaaaataatgataaaataagctATTCAAACTTTGtaataagaaatacaaaagatgataaaaatattaatatgtataaaaatttgaaaactcattcacagaaagaaaataagaatgattcaataaagatattaaatactttGGAAAAAGTATATGTTCTTAAAAATTCGCAAACAAACTTAAAGAATCttaattatcaattcaatccaatatacattaaaaatttcattaaaaatgatacttcaaaatatatgagaaaaatcaatactaataattttttaaaagttaaatataacaaaaatacttATAAGCATAGTGATATAATGAACActtgtaataataacaacaataatttattgaaacaatatttaggattacatatttctttaattcatatagactctacaaaaaaaaattatgaaaaagaaagttcTATAGATCATAAAACA gaAAATACTAATCTCATTCAAATGGATTCTTATCcgcttttttataaaaatggaattttaagtCGACAACGACTTGCTGCA ataCCAATAAGGATGCATATTCGAACTACATGTTTGATTAATTCACATATATTACCACGTGACAAATTACCACAAGGATTACAAGATTGtctttga
- the LOC552303 gene encoding RNA-binding protein cabeza isoform X3, whose translation MAVTTVTIPAVVQTTINHKVKIVTTKIVMAVEAVLEIIVAVAIMVEIMDMEVEVEEVAIVIILVEVMVEVKEEVVAVDMEIVGDTMTALAVVTRGYGDRGGGNDGMVTQEDTIFVSGMDPSISEEEICQHFGAIGIIKHDKRTGKPKVWMYKDKNTGKSKGEATVTYDDQNAARSAIDWFDGKEFKGKKIRVQIAQHKSNWQGNRSGGSRGGGGRGRGSGGFGSRGGGGDRDDHHRGGGDDRRDGGGRGGDWRCPNPECGNTNFAWRDQCNLCKSLKPEGAGGSGGGRGNRGGDRGGRGGFRSDRGGRGGDRGGRGGFRGGDRGGRGGRGGPMRGGGGRGDRDRDRQRPY comes from the exons ATGGCAGTTACAACAGTTACAATTCCAGCGGTGGTCCAGACTACAATCAATCACAAGGTCAAAATAGTTACAACCAAAATAGTTATGGCAGTGGAGGCGGTTCTGGAAATAATAGTGGCAGTAGCAATTATGGTGGAAATTATGGACATGGAGGTGGAGGTGGAGGAAGTGGCTATCGTAATAATTCTGGTGGAGGTTATGGTGGAg gTCAAGGAGGAGGTGGTAGCAGTAGATATGGAGATCGTGGGGGATACAATGACCGCTCTGGCGGTAGTTACAA GGGGCTATGGTGACCGTGGTGGTGGCAACGATGGAATGGTTACACAAGAAGATACTATTTTTGTATCTGGTATGGATCCTTCAATttcagaagaagaaatttgtcAACATTTTGGAGCTATAGGTATAATCAAA CATGATAAGCGAACAGGAAAACCTAAAGTATGGatgtataaagataaaaacacTGGTAAATCAAAGGGCGAAGCAACTGTAACTTACGATGATCAAAATGCTGCACGTTCTGCAATAGATTGGTTTgatggaaaagaatttaaaggcAAGAAAATAAGAGTACAAATTGCCCAACACAAAAGCAACTGGCAAGGTAATCGAAGTGGTGGAAgtcgtggtggtggtggccgAGGTCGTGGAAGTGGTGGTTTTGGAAGCCGTGGAGGTGGCGGTGATAGAGATGATCATCATCGTGGTGGTGGTGACGATCGTCGCGATGGAGGTGGTCGAGGAGGAGATTGGAG atgTCCCAATCCAGAATGTGGTAATACAAATTTTGCTTGGAGGGATCAATGTAATCTTTGTAAAAGTCTAAAACCAGAAGGTGCTGGTGGCAGTGGTGGTGGAAGAGGCAATCGTGGTGGCGATCGGGGTGGTCGAGGAGGTTTCAGAAGTGATAGAGGTGGACGGGGTGGTGATAGAGGTGGTCGAGGAGGTTTCCGTGGTGGAGATAGGGGAGGAAGAGGTGGTCGAGGTGGTCCGATGAGAGGTGGTGGAGG CCGAGGAGACAGAGATAGGGATCGTCAGCGGCCATATTAG
- the LOC552303 gene encoding RNA-binding protein cabeza isoform X2: MTDTQYSNYQQQGYNQYSQPPPSGGQDTSYPPPSSGGGGGYNQYSQPPPNSGSNYGSYNSYNSSGGPDYNQSQGQNSYNQNSYGSGGGSGNNSGSSNYGGNYGHGGGGGGSGYRNNSGGGYGGGQGGGGSSRYGDRGGYNDRSGGSYNGGGRGGYNKGGYGDRGGGNDGMVTQEDTIFVSGMDPSISEEEICQHFGAIGIIKHDKRTGKPKVWMYKDKNTGKSKGEATVTYDDQNAARSAIDWFDGKEFKGKKIRVQIAQHKSNWQGNRSGGSRGGGGRGRGSGGFGSRGGGGDRDDHHRGGGDDRRDGGGRGGDWRCPNPECGNTNFAWRDQCNLCKSLKPEGAGGSGGGRGNRGGDRGGRGGFRSDRGGRGGDRGGRGGFRGGDRGGRGGRGGPMRGGGGRGDRDRDRQRPY, encoded by the exons ATGACGGACACtc AATACTCAAATTATCAACAACAGGGGTACAATCAGTACAGTCAGCCACCACCTTCTGGTGGTCAGGATACTTCGTATCCACCACCTTCtagcggtggtggtggtggctaCAATCAATATAGTCAACCACCACCAAATAGTGGAAGCAATTATGGCAGTTACAACAGTTACAATTCCAGCGGTGGTCCAGACTACAATCAATCACAAGGTCAAAATAGTTACAACCAAAATAGTTATGGCAGTGGAGGCGGTTCTGGAAATAATAGTGGCAGTAGCAATTATGGTGGAAATTATGGACATGGAGGTGGAGGTGGAGGAAGTGGCTATCGTAATAATTCTGGTGGAGGTTATGGTGGAg gTCAAGGAGGAGGTGGTAGCAGTAGATATGGAGATCGTGGGGGATACAATGACCGCTCTGGCGGTAGTTACAA TGGCGGTGGCCGTGGTGGTTATAACAAAG GGGGCTATGGTGACCGTGGTGGTGGCAACGATGGAATGGTTACACAAGAAGATACTATTTTTGTATCTGGTATGGATCCTTCAATttcagaagaagaaatttgtcAACATTTTGGAGCTATAGGTATAATCAAA CATGATAAGCGAACAGGAAAACCTAAAGTATGGatgtataaagataaaaacacTGGTAAATCAAAGGGCGAAGCAACTGTAACTTACGATGATCAAAATGCTGCACGTTCTGCAATAGATTGGTTTgatggaaaagaatttaaaggcAAGAAAATAAGAGTACAAATTGCCCAACACAAAAGCAACTGGCAAGGTAATCGAAGTGGTGGAAgtcgtggtggtggtggccgAGGTCGTGGAAGTGGTGGTTTTGGAAGCCGTGGAGGTGGCGGTGATAGAGATGATCATCATCGTGGTGGTGGTGACGATCGTCGCGATGGAGGTGGTCGAGGAGGAGATTGGAG atgTCCCAATCCAGAATGTGGTAATACAAATTTTGCTTGGAGGGATCAATGTAATCTTTGTAAAAGTCTAAAACCAGAAGGTGCTGGTGGCAGTGGTGGTGGAAGAGGCAATCGTGGTGGCGATCGGGGTGGTCGAGGAGGTTTCAGAAGTGATAGAGGTGGACGGGGTGGTGATAGAGGTGGTCGAGGAGGTTTCCGTGGTGGAGATAGGGGAGGAAGAGGTGGTCGAGGTGGTCCGATGAGAGGTGGTGGAGG CCGAGGAGACAGAGATAGGGATCGTCAGCGGCCATATTAG